In Castanea sativa cultivar Marrone di Chiusa Pesio chromosome 6, ASM4071231v1, a single window of DNA contains:
- the LOC142640137 gene encoding putative serine/threonine-protein kinase produces MKLYFLCFKGICYSQEADNDNSIQGVQHFGNMHTFSHKELKIATNGFHKSNKIGAGGFGSVYKGKLQDGKVVAVKMLSVESSQGHNEFISEIASLSNIKHENLVKLHGGCVDGPHKILVYDYMENNSLSQTLLGSVENRTKFNWKARRKVSLGIALAVAYIHEEIKPHIVHRDIKASNILLDQHFNPKLSDFGLSKLIPDNNTHISTRVAGTLGYLAPEYATSGRLTRKLDVYSFGVLLLEIVSGRSMIDFDIEIGEYYLVKKAWEMYKDDKLPQLVDPLLNKDFCEVEAIRFLKVGLLCVQEECRLRPRMSTAIRMMSNEINIDDVHVSQPGLITDMMAVRTCQKRSLNSINSMHSPGYSPLYL; encoded by the exons ATgaagttatattttttgtgcTTTAAAGGCATCTGTTATTCACAGGAAGCTGACAATGACAACAGCATACAAG GAGTACAACATTTTGGAAACATGCATACCTTCTCACATAAGGAATTGAAGATTGCCACcaatggcttccacaaatccaaTAAGATTGGCGCAGGAGGGTTCGGCTCTGTTTATAAG GGAAAACTTCAAGATGGCAAGGTTGTCGCTGTTAAAATGCTTTCAGTTGAATCAAGTCAAGGACACAATGAATTTATTTCTGAAATAGCTTCGCTCTCCAATATTAAGCATGAAAATCTTGTTAAGCTGCATGGTGGTTGCGTTGATGGTCCTCATAAAATTCTTGTTTACGACTATATGGAAAACAATAGCCTTTCTCAAACCTTACTCG GTAGTGTGGAAAATAGAACTAAATTCAACTGGAAAGCACGGCGAAAGGTTTCATTGGGAATTGCTCTAGCAGTTGCCTACATTCATGAGGAAATTAAACCACATATTGTGCATCGAGATATCAAAGCTAGCAATATACTCTTGGATCAGCATTTCAATCCTAAGCTTTCAGATTTTGGCCTCTCAAAGCTAATTCCAGATAACAACACTCACATTAGTACACGAGTGGCCGGGACATT GGGCTATCTTGCACCGGAGTATGCTACTAGTGGACGATTAACCCGAAAATTAGATGTGTATAGTTTTGGTGTGCTGCTTCTAGAGATAGTTAGTGGCCGATCAATGATTGACTTCGACATAGAAATTGGAGAGTACTACCTTGTCAAGAag GCTTGGGAAATGTACAAGGATGACAAACTTCCGCAACTAGTGGATCCTTTGCTAAACAAAGACTTTTGTGAAGTCGAAGCCATTCGATTCCTAAAAGTGGGCCTATTATGTGTACAAGAAGAATGCAGACTCCGACCTCGAATGTCAACGGCCATAAGGATGATGAGTAATGAGATCAACATCGACGACGTACACGTATCGCAGCCGGGGCTCATCACCGATATGATGGCTGTGAGAACTTGCCAAAAACGCTCATTGAACTCCATTAACAGCATGCATAGCCCGGGATATAGCCCTTTGTATCtgtaa